In Melioribacteraceae bacterium 4301-Me, a genomic segment contains:
- the gltX gene encoding glutamate--tRNA ligase produces the protein MPMLSEVRVRFAPSPTGYLHVGGLRTALFNFLFAKKNHGKFILRIEDTDRNRYVEGAEENLIAILKWIGLQYDEGPDIGGEFGPYRQSERLNIYTKHAQELINKGHAYYCFCTQERLEKLRKEQQLLKFPQAKYDKYCLNLTKKEIEEKLSSGIPKVVRLNVIPNQKIIFNDVVRGIVEFDSNNIDDQILIKSDGFPTYHLANVVDDHLMKISHVIRGEEWLSSTPKHVLLYDFFNWERPIFAHLPLLLNPDRTKLSKRQGDVAVEDYRDKGYLKEALINFVALLGWNAGDNKEFYYLDELIEKFSFEGVNKSSAVFDVVKLNALNAEHIRKKNTTELLALLKKELSQSQFSNSSFSDEYLMQVIEAMKERVTFVKEFITNCKYFYEEPTEYEQKAIEKSWKSETPEQLKKLRDKFAELTNPQKTDYEKALSQLAEELKISKGKLIHPLRLAVSGQSTGPGVYDIVYILGKDEVIKRINNAIEKIKLSS, from the coding sequence ATGCCAATGTTATCAGAAGTACGCGTTAGATTTGCACCAAGTCCAACTGGATATCTTCATGTAGGTGGGCTGCGAACAGCCCTATTTAATTTTTTATTTGCTAAGAAAAATCATGGGAAATTTATTCTAAGAATAGAGGATACTGACCGAAACAGATACGTAGAAGGAGCAGAAGAAAATCTTATTGCTATACTTAAGTGGATTGGCTTACAATATGATGAAGGACCTGATATTGGCGGCGAATTTGGACCTTATCGACAATCTGAAAGATTAAATATTTATACTAAACATGCGCAAGAGTTGATTAATAAAGGCCATGCATATTATTGTTTTTGTACTCAAGAGAGATTAGAAAAATTAAGAAAAGAGCAGCAGCTTCTAAAATTTCCACAAGCAAAGTATGATAAATACTGCCTTAACCTAACTAAAAAAGAAATTGAAGAAAAACTTTCAAGTGGTATTCCTAAGGTTGTAAGACTTAATGTAATACCTAACCAAAAGATTATTTTTAACGATGTTGTACGTGGCATTGTAGAATTTGACAGCAATAATATTGACGACCAAATATTAATTAAAAGTGATGGCTTCCCTACTTATCATCTTGCAAATGTTGTAGATGATCACTTAATGAAAATTAGTCATGTAATAAGAGGCGAAGAATGGCTGTCTTCTACCCCTAAACATGTTTTGCTTTATGACTTTTTCAATTGGGAACGACCAATATTTGCACACTTACCTCTCTTGCTTAATCCTGACAGGACCAAACTTAGTAAAAGGCAAGGTGACGTAGCAGTAGAAGATTACAGAGATAAGGGTTATCTGAAAGAAGCATTAATTAATTTTGTTGCCTTATTAGGATGGAATGCCGGCGATAATAAAGAATTTTATTATTTAGATGAATTAATTGAAAAGTTTTCGTTCGAAGGCGTTAATAAGTCGAGCGCCGTTTTTGATGTTGTAAAATTAAATGCTCTCAACGCTGAACATATACGAAAAAAAAATACAACAGAACTTTTGGCATTACTGAAAAAAGAATTATCCCAATCACAATTTTCAAATTCTTCATTTTCTGATGAATACTTAATGCAAGTAATCGAGGCAATGAAAGAACGAGTTACCTTCGTTAAAGAATTTATTACCAATTGTAAATATTTTTACGAGGAACCAACCGAATATGAACAAAAGGCAATTGAAAAAAGCTGGAAAAGTGAAACACCTGAACAATTAAAAAAACTAAGGGATAAATTTGCTGAATTAACAAACCCACAAAAAACTGACTACGAAAAGGCTTTATCACAATTGGCCGAAGAACTAAAAATTAGCAAAGGAAAATTAATCCACCCTCTACGATTAGCTGTTTCTGGACAAAGCACAGGCCCTGGGGTCTATGATATTGTCTATATATTAGGTAAAGATGAGGTAATAAAAAGAATAAATAATGCTATAGAAAAAATAAAGCTTAGCTCTTGA